In Fragaria vesca subsp. vesca linkage group LG1, FraVesHawaii_1.0, whole genome shotgun sequence, the sequence GCCGATCGATAAAACATCTCAGTTGGTTAAAAACATAATCCAATCTAACGAAACAAAGAGGGTTAAATCATACATTGAAGCTGGATGTATCAACACTGATGATGGCAGGCACAATATAACCAAGTGTAAGTGCAGATCTTTTTGGTCGTTGGGTTCTATATCATATAATTTGATGCCTTCCTAGTCAGCCTTATTCCAAATTTCCAACTAGTCTATACAGTTCAAAATATAATTTTATCTCAATTCTGCATTCAATATGTTATCTGTTGATAACCTACTCTACAATTGAAATGTTGTTTAAGATTTTCTTTTTCTCTGTTTGACTCTGTTAACTCTGACAGTTTCTTACTATTGCTACCTTCTCCAGACGTACTTCAGTCCATTATGACCTTGTTTTTTAGACAATTGGTCTATAATGACCGACGCACCTATCAATATCTAATTATTGCCCTGTTTTTGGCTAGTTTTTGTTGAGATATAAATCTCACATCAGAAAAATGGGATCTTGCATGTGGTTTAAGATTCCAGTTTGGGACACTCCACCCATTGCCAATTGGTTTTGGATGTGAAACCCAAACTACTTTATCATGGTATCAAAGCGGGTTACCCACGTCCACGTGTGAATGCGTAACGGCCACACGAACTCCACGTCACCCCAAATATTGTCCACATGTTAGGCTTGAAAATTCACCACACGTGCGGGGGCGTGTTGAGATATAAATCCCACATCGGGAAAATGGGACCTTGCCTGTGGTTTATAAGGGTTTGGGCCACTTCACCCATTGTCAATTGGTTTTGGATGTGAAACCCATACTACTTTATCAGTTTTCCAATTTTCACCTACTATCCTACTTTCCATGCATTAGTACGACTCGTAATTTTGTCTCTTTACTTGAGTGATGCAAATTTCTGATATGTTTTGGTCTGAACACAATGTATTTTTTACTTGGTGAAATGTGGATATAGAAGTGCAATCATGCCAACTTGGACTTCATGACCATATACGTAAAGGTAATATCTCTTCCCCAGATTTATCACTATCTGTTTATTCGGTATATCAGATAAGTATTCTTGTTCAAAAGGGAAAATGAGATCTGATGCCTTTACATCAAAATTGTTATATCTTTCTGTAAAATTGGGTTGTTCATTCTACTTAGATGTTGGCACATTCTCTTACTTGTTGCATTTTCACACTTGGCCTACTTGTGGAATAGGAAAATGTATACTTAACGAACTGGAATGCCTACTGGAAGATGTAAGGGGTGCAATGCAAGATATATCCTTGTTCCAGGATGACAATTTGGGTGAAAGGTTGAATGAACAAGCCTGTATCAATGACAAGGTATCCTTCCTCCTTTTATTTTTGAAGGCCTATGTCAATGCTATGAGTACTTTCAGTTCTGATCCTCAAATAATTATTTGCTTGGACTTTAGTTAAAAAATGAATCTGCGCACAGTATGAGAAATTTTGCATAGCATCTCTTTATATTTATTTCTATTCATAAGCTCAGATCCCCTATACATGCCTAAAAGCAAACACTGCTGCATAAGGAGTTTGTCTGTAGAGAAAGTCCTTTCCTTCTCTTGAAATAGTTAATGAGGTTGAATCCAAAGAAATTGGCCATAGTTCGGTGCTTTGGTCAGACGGAGTTCTATTATAGCTATTTAATACTAGGGTCTATCATATATTTTGAGTTCAACATAGTTTGACTGAACTTTTAGTATTCTCAAGTTCTATCCCTTTTCCCTTGCTTAATGATAGATGGTCTGAATTATTTCGTTCTTAGTTCAGACATGTATATGTAAAACATCAAAATACCAACATAACATCTTATGTAGGAGGAATTTGCCTTGCCTTGTCCCAGAAGAAATGAAGTTTCTGATTATGCTGTCCTGATGGCAGTCATTTATAGTATGGTCACGCAAGAATATATGATGCAGGTATAAACTACCTGCCAATATTCCCCATCATTTGTCTATTATTGTCTCGACTTTACAAATGTCTAAATGTCACACATCACTGCAGGAAAGAGTTGTGTCTGCTTTAAGTCTCAAATTATCTTCAGGAGAATTAGACAGCTACTGTCTTATGTGGTCTTTGCGTCCTTACATAGACGAAGAGATTATGGGTCATGCTTGGAAACTTATATGCTGAAATGTTAGAGGTTCTTAACTGTAATCTCATGATTTGGCAAAATTTATTTATAGCTAAAAGATTCTGTAGAGCAACCAAACAGATACCCGGGATTCTATATCCTTTGCTTTGTAACATGAGGAAATACTCCTCATCGAAAATCTCTGGTTGTAGATTAGCGTATGCTAAAGTGAAAGAGGACATGACCTACTGGGGTTGGGGTGTTCAATCTGTGAGATTTTAGGGGTTTCATCAGTTCGTTTCTTTTTAGATTACGGCCGATTACAACCCTTCGCAGACATCCGATGGATTGGGGCCAATAACATATGAGGCTATTTTGAGATGTGATTCTAGACCTTGGTGGCATGACATCAAACAACTATAATCTATAATATAGATGCTGGCTCTATCCCTTATAATTCAAAGAATTGAAATTTGTTTAGTTCTTGTGGTTTGAAGTCAACATCTGTTGAGGACTATTTGGATGAAAAATCATGACTTTAAAGACTATTCAGATTAAAATAAAATCATAAGGGGGACTAAACAGATGTCGACTTTAAACCAGCAGGATTATACAATATTTTACCCTAATTCAAACTTTCAACTTGTAATCTTGTAATAAGCAGGATATTGTGAAATTGTGCTCTTGCCAAATCCCCCTTGAGCAAATTGATTTGGTAATCTTTTAGGCTCTTATATATATCCCTGCCTTTTAATTTTGTTTTGATAGAACTTCTGAAAGTTGGGTTTGAAGTATTCCAATTTATTCTACTTTGTTAACCTAAAGTAGCGGCTTGAACGAGGGTAAGAGATAAGAAAGAAGAAAACGATTTTTTCAATGTATTAGAAACACGCCCTGCGCTACATATGATCATTTTGCTCAACCTCTCAACAATAAAACGACTACTCCTATTGAACAGAATATTATTTCAACCACCAAAAAAAAACAAAGACTACACTCAATCTTATTCTCTACCACAACCATTAAAACTTTTTTAGAAATTCGGACCAGCGAGGATGTCTCCTGTCAGCTTGTTGTCCTTGCCAATCTTGTAGTTGGTGAAAGTCTCGAAGTTGGATTTGAATAGGCCAGCCAACTTTAGAAGTGTTTCCTGGTATGCCTTCTTGTCCGACCACTGCAATCCGATTTAACATCAGCACTAAGCAATATAATGAATAGATGGAAAATGTTAGCCAACAAGTTACTTACAGTATTCAGTATTCACCGGATCCAGCATCTCTGAAGGCACTCCCTCAATCTCAGTGGGGATCTCAAGTCCAAAAACTTCATTCTTGTAATTTGCATTCCAAAGGCTGCCAGAGTGTATGGCAACAAATGATTTTCCGGGTGTAAGATAGCTTAATGTGCTTTCCCGTTCCATACCTGGATGAGAGAATAATATGTGGTTCAGCGTAACTTTCACAAAGAGATTAATTTTGTAATTGTTATGATATAACTTTACAATGATATACCTTCCACCAGACCATCCCATGTTAACTAGCCATGCAGTTGCACCATGCTTCTGCATCTTCTCAGCCAACACTGCTGCATACTTGGTAGGATGCAACATCAAAAACGCAGCACCAAAGCAAGCCGAGAATGTTGCCCTTGGCTCCTTCACACCCTCTTCGGTTCCAGCAACCTATAAATTACCAAGAAGCCTCATTAGACTCTATTTATTAACCTATTTCATAAGCAAATCGGGAAAAATAGAAACATTACCCGAGCAGTATAGCCACTGATGAAATGGCACATGGTCTGTGCCAAGTTTAACTTGCTCACAGGTGGGAGTACACCAAATGCATCACATGCTAAAAGTATCACATTCTTTGGGTGAGGACCAACGCATGGTATCTTGGCATTTGGGATGTACTCAATGGGATAGGCTGCACGAGTATTCTCTGCAACCAAAACAAAACAAAAAAAGCTCAGTTCACTTGTCTAGCGTATCAGAATATCCACATGTAATTTTTCGTTGTAAAAATCAAACATCTGATATTTACCAGTAATAGAACCATCATTATAATCCACCTCTCGTGTACGCTTATCGAATATGACATTTTCCAGCACTGCAAATGAGACTATTCAAATCAGAATTGTTTTTATGAAGTAGAACTCACAAGATTAAACAAAGAGAATAACAACATTCGATCATCTTCATATTTACATAATAGAAGACATGAGAATAAAGTCTTACCAGAACCAAACTTGATGGCATTCCAGATGTCGCGCTCTTTCTCCCTCAAGAGATCAATGCACTTGGCATAACAACCAAGCAGCACCTCGGCGACCCCTCTGCGAAGGATGTAACAGCAAACAGAATTCGGAGCTGAAGAAGTGAACCCCTCTGCAAACCCTGCTGTAGAAGTGAATGTCCTCTGCAAATATTCAGACATGTTGTATGCTCTACATATGTAAGAGCTTTTTGAGACTGTAGATATCTTCAACATGAAGCATACCATACTTGTTTCTTTTTCACACCAACAATATATTATCTGGGAGGGCTGCAGTTCCCTCAGTATCTCACTAGATAATGTAGAGGAAAACAGAAAAAGTTAACTTTTCGAGATGCAAGCTTAGAGAGATCTGAATAATACCTGAGATAAATAATAAATTAAAATCTATTGTTCACCAATAATCATTGCAAGAGCACTTGCCGTCTTTGAGATGG encodes:
- the LOC101304225 gene encoding uncharacterized protein LOC101304225, whose translation is MSDSELEDKVFSLFKDFMAGIAKFEELVPMGSTFLNGFQHALEFLRRPPIDKTSQLVKNIIQSNETKRVKSYIEAGCINTDDGRHNITKLQSCQLGLHDHIRKGKCILNELECLLEDVRGAMQDISLFQDDNLGERLNEQACINDKEEFALPCPRRNEVSDYAVLMAVIYSMVTQEYMMQERVVSALSLKLSSGELDSYCLMWSLRPYIDEEIMGHAWKLIC